From a region of the Candidatus Woesearchaeota archaeon genome:
- a CDS encoding metallophosphoesterase, whose protein sequence is MAIQATITPGIELIDLGIYLQKHHAVVISDIHLGFEEAMKGVMLPRFQLVDTIQRLDKIFGEIKTKFNKKVLEKIVITGDLKHEFGKILVQEWRNVLKFIDYLQQHCHEIVLIKGNHDIMLDPVLKKRTLTYVDYVKIDDILICHGDAIKEKEMTKEINTIIIGHEHCAIGLQKGNRIERYKCFLVGTFKKRMLIAMPSLNLLTIGTDVLHYDLLSPYLQGNIDNFKVYIVEDTVYDFGTIKSIKHLNNL, encoded by the coding sequence ATGGCTATTCAGGCAACAATCACACCAGGTATAGAATTAATAGATTTAGGAATCTATCTTCAAAAACACCATGCAGTTGTTATTTCAGATATTCACCTGGGTTTTGAAGAAGCAATGAAGGGTGTTATGCTGCCAAGATTTCAATTAGTTGATACTATACAACGGCTTGATAAAATATTTGGTGAAATTAAGACAAAATTTAACAAAAAGGTTCTTGAAAAGATTGTAATTACCGGCGATTTAAAGCATGAATTTGGAAAGATTCTTGTCCAAGAATGGCGAAATGTGCTGAAATTTATTGATTATCTACAACAACATTGTCATGAGATTGTCCTTATCAAAGGCAACCACGATATTATGCTTGATCCTGTTTTAAAAAAAAGAACATTAACGTATGTTGATTATGTTAAAATAGATGATATTCTTATATGTCATGGCGATGCAATTAAAGAAAAAGAAATGACCAAAGAGATTAACACCATTATTATTGGTCATGAACATTGCGCCATTGGATTGCAGAAAGGAAATAGAATTGAGCGATATAAATGCTTTCTTGTCGGCACCTTTAAAAAAAGAATGCTTATTGCAATGCCTTCATTGAATTTATTAACTATTGGCACTGATGTTCTTCATTATGATCTCCTCAGTCCCTATCTGCAAGGCAATATTGATAATTTTAAAGTATATATTGTTGAAGACACTGTTTATGACTTTGGCACTATCAAATCGATTAAACATTTAAATAACCTATAA
- a CDS encoding alcohol dehydrogenase catalytic domain-containing protein, with product MVDVVLDEARKQKWESGMDAFVYRKDGLRLERISVSQLDDNDKDDQDAVLVKLTHYSACGSDMPYLVNPSLRPDLEGVVAGHEGGGEIVAIGENVSHLNVGDFVALESHRDEKKYDIGKDSFAAIQGFRAGVDGKIPQGTWVEYITVPSNVVIGVLPEYAKLWPLSLWEPLGNAIRVASVANQFGSKDDAAVVSGLGFQGNMIGAILKHYYRFEHISGIQRSQARRDFARSLGIFEGVYGNQELQALPPANLWIETSGDPEMIYAGLNRVRGKHDLQLSEGIASDPFANVILFGLYHGKDQSNATLNFIDGQKSLNQFVLQSQKGSYHQQAGRRVIPVHGVCGRYEEDWIKAHDVINALSKKMDLSKMYTDVGSLMNVRDILAQPGDTLIQKAQQYQAQHGKVQEPVLKVLFNGFRRSSYK from the coding sequence ATGGTAGACGTTGTTTTAGATGAAGCAAGAAAACAGAAATGGGAATCAGGAATGGATGCATTTGTCTATCGAAAGGATGGATTGCGTCTTGAACGAATATCGGTTTCACAATTGGATGATAACGATAAAGACGATCAAGATGCAGTGTTAGTAAAACTTACTCATTACAGCGCTTGCGGCAGTGATATGCCTTACTTAGTTAATCCTTCACTTCGTCCAGATTTAGAAGGCGTTGTTGCAGGACATGAAGGTGGCGGAGAAATTGTTGCAATTGGAGAAAATGTTTCTCACTTGAATGTGGGAGATTTTGTTGCGTTGGAATCCCATCGAGATGAGAAAAAATATGATATTGGCAAAGATTCTTTTGCAGCCATCCAAGGTTTTCGGGCAGGTGTTGACGGAAAAATTCCTCAAGGAACGTGGGTAGAATATATTACAGTTCCTTCGAATGTTGTAATTGGAGTTTTACCTGAATATGCCAAATTGTGGCCTTTATCTTTATGGGAACCATTAGGAAATGCGATTAGAGTTGCATCTGTTGCAAATCAATTTGGAAGCAAAGATGATGCGGCTGTTGTTTCAGGACTTGGCTTTCAAGGCAATATGATTGGAGCAATTCTCAAGCATTATTATAGATTCGAACATATCTCTGGTATTCAACGCAGTCAAGCGCGGCGAGATTTTGCAAGATCTCTTGGGATTTTTGAAGGTGTTTATGGTAATCAAGAACTTCAAGCACTTCCTCCAGCAAATCTTTGGATTGAAACCAGTGGTGATCCAGAAATGATCTATGCTGGATTAAATCGCGTTAGAGGAAAACATGATCTCCAATTATCAGAAGGAATTGCATCTGATCCATTTGCAAATGTTATTTTATTTGGACTTTATCATGGGAAAGATCAATCAAATGCAACACTTAATTTTATTGATGGACAAAAATCTCTTAATCAATTTGTTCTTCAATCGCAAAAAGGAAGCTATCATCAGCAAGCTGGGAGAAGAGTAATTCCAGTTCATGGTGTCTGCGGAAGGTATGAAGAAGATTGGATCAAAGCCCATGATGTAATTAATGCATTAAGCAAGAAAATGGATCTCTCCAAAATGTACACTGACGTTGGATCCTTGATGAATGTCAGGGATATTTTAGCGCAGCCTGGTGACACTTTGATTCAAAAAGCGCAGCAGTATCAAGCGCAGCATGGCAAAGTACAAGAACCTGTGCTGAAAGTCTTGTTTAATGGCTTTAGAAGATCAAGCTATAAATAA
- a CDS encoding NUDIX domain-containing protein, translating into MYPGKDHIGVGCGAVILNEKNEVLLMKRGKACRSKVGWWSIPGGAVEFFEKIEDALKREVKEEVGLDIEIIKTLCLTEYFNKEEGQHWVSPQYLCKIMSGTIENKEPEKCEEIAWFNLDKLPEKLVFPAVNALDALKNNST; encoded by the coding sequence ATGTATCCTGGAAAAGATCATATTGGTGTTGGTTGCGGCGCTGTTATTCTTAATGAAAAGAATGAAGTTCTTTTAATGAAGCGAGGCAAAGCATGCAGAAGTAAAGTTGGGTGGTGGAGTATTCCAGGTGGAGCCGTTGAATTCTTTGAAAAGATTGAAGATGCACTGAAGCGAGAAGTTAAAGAAGAAGTAGGCTTGGATATTGAAATTATTAAAACACTTTGTTTAACTGAATATTTCAATAAAGAAGAGGGTCAGCATTGGGTTTCTCCCCAATACCTCTGCAAAATAATGAGTGGAACTATTGAAAATAAAGAACCTGAAAAATGTGAAGAGATCGCATGGTTCAACCTTGACAAACTTCCTGAGAAATTAGTGTTTCCTGCAGTGAATGCATTAGATGCATTAAAAAACAATAGTACGTAA
- a CDS encoding DEAD/DEAH box helicase, protein MQYKGYTLDQFQIDAINAIEQNHSVVVSAQTGTGKTLVADYLINKFVGLNKKVVYTAPIKALSNQKYKDFKQDFGVERVGIITGDVVINSTAEILVMTTEIYRNMLITRDPAVQDIAFVVFDEIHYINDIERGTVWEESIIFSPEHIRFLCLSATIPNAREFAEWIASIKHHNVEVVKYEKRAVPLEHFVYDPRVGLVTAQEFKHMKDVPVYDEAMGNKKKQQKHHLKKLPKTIHLDLIKEIKNKLPAVFFVFSRKECEVKAKELVLKENFTTPEEKKTIIELFNRKITEEVKNLRSVHQLKNIITKGIAYHHAGLLPVLKDIVEELFAMNLIKVLYCTETFAVGVNYPAKTVCFDALEKYDGISFRYLNSKEYFQLAGRAGRRGIDTVGYAIAIVDKNYADLDKIIRFTSRDVDPIISQFKLTFNTVLNLIKNHTPEEIEIILKSNFDYYLRKKQNKNVRIMATFNHKLELLHKKKYITSHGATNTLTEKGEFTTHIFFNELLIAELFATDFHQHFTQFELLILIAAIIYEPRRADEFSFRNTTQAYKSICKKLEQDDFINKNINKTNLHRMIAFITHWASGGSFEELLTLSNYLEGDIIRMFRRLLDIIRQLRRATTDYDLSSILKDCADRIDRDVITVEF, encoded by the coding sequence ATGCAATACAAAGGCTATACTTTAGATCAATTTCAAATAGATGCTATAAATGCTATTGAACAGAACCATTCTGTTGTTGTTTCTGCGCAGACAGGCACTGGTAAAACACTAGTTGCTGACTATCTTATCAACAAATTTGTAGGTTTAAACAAAAAAGTAGTATATACGGCGCCAATCAAGGCGCTGTCAAATCAAAAATATAAGGATTTTAAACAGGATTTTGGTGTTGAACGAGTAGGTATTATTACCGGAGATGTCGTAATCAACAGCACTGCTGAAATTCTAGTTATGACGACAGAAATCTATCGAAATATGCTAATCACTCGGGATCCAGCTGTTCAAGATATTGCTTTTGTTGTTTTTGATGAAATCCATTATATTAATGATATTGAACGAGGCACGGTCTGGGAAGAATCAATTATATTCTCTCCTGAACATATACGTTTTCTTTGCCTTTCTGCAACTATTCCTAATGCGCGAGAATTTGCCGAATGGATTGCTTCCATTAAACATCATAATGTTGAGGTTGTTAAATATGAAAAACGGGCTGTTCCTTTAGAGCATTTTGTCTATGACCCTCGGGTAGGATTAGTGACTGCGCAGGAATTTAAGCATATGAAAGATGTCCCAGTCTACGACGAAGCTATGGGAAACAAAAAGAAACAGCAGAAACATCACTTAAAAAAGCTTCCTAAAACAATCCATCTTGATTTAATTAAGGAAATTAAAAATAAATTGCCAGCAGTATTCTTTGTTTTTTCAAGAAAAGAATGCGAAGTTAAAGCAAAGGAGCTTGTTTTAAAAGAAAATTTTACAACCCCTGAAGAAAAAAAAACAATTATTGAATTATTCAATAGAAAAATAACTGAAGAAGTAAAAAACCTGAGATCAGTGCATCAATTAAAAAATATTATCACTAAAGGAATTGCTTACCATCATGCAGGTTTATTGCCTGTTCTTAAAGATATTGTTGAAGAACTCTTTGCCATGAACTTGATTAAAGTTCTTTATTGCACTGAAACCTTTGCTGTTGGCGTCAATTATCCCGCTAAAACCGTTTGTTTTGACGCGCTGGAAAAATATGATGGCATTTCATTTAGATACCTTAATTCAAAAGAATATTTCCAATTAGCCGGCCGTGCAGGAAGGCGAGGCATTGATACGGTAGGATATGCCATAGCCATTGTTGACAAGAATTATGCTGACCTTGACAAAATTATACGATTTACTTCTCGGGATGTTGATCCTATTATCTCTCAGTTTAAATTAACCTTTAATACTGTTTTAAATCTGATTAAAAATCATACGCCTGAAGAAATTGAGATCATTTTAAAGAGTAATTTTGATTATTATCTCCGAAAAAAACAAAATAAAAATGTGCGAATTATGGCTACTTTTAACCATAAATTAGAGTTATTGCACAAAAAAAAGTATATAACCAGCCATGGCGCTACTAACACGCTTACAGAAAAAGGGGAATTCACTACCCATATATTTTTTAATGAATTGCTTATAGCAGAGCTTTTTGCAACTGACTTTCACCAGCATTTTACCCAGTTTGAATTATTAATTCTCATTGCGGCTATTATTTATGAGCCGAGAAGAGCAGACGAATTTTCCTTCAGAAACACAACACAAGCCTATAAATCAATTTGCAAAAAGTTAGAACAAGATGATTTTATCAACAAAAATATTAATAAAACAAACCTGCATAGGATGATTGCTTTTATAACCCATTGGGCTTCTGGAGGAAGTTTTGAAGAATTATTAACCTTATCAAATTATTTAGAAGGCGATATCATCCGAATGTTTAGAAGATTACTTGATATTATACGGCAATTAAGGCGAGCAACCACTGATTATGATTTAAGTTCAATTCTCAAAGACTGCGCTGATCGAATTGATCGAGACGTTATAACCGTTGAATTCTAA
- a CDS encoding iron-sulfur cluster assembly scaffold protein: MDMYMEEILDHYKHPHNKGTVPNPGLHLFDSNPLCGDEQEVFIQLDYNQNNNNNNNNYNKTAIKELKFTGKGCAISIAATSMLTDELRGKNIEEVLRLPNKFVLDLLGVKVSAMRMKCALLGLKTIQKAIIQYLGGKEYE; this comes from the coding sequence ATGGACATGTATATGGAAGAAATACTCGATCATTATAAACATCCCCATAATAAAGGGACTGTTCCAAATCCAGGACTTCATCTGTTTGATTCAAATCCTTTATGCGGCGATGAACAAGAAGTTTTTATCCAACTTGATTATAATCAGAATAATAATAATAATAATAATAATTATAATAAAACAGCTATCAAAGAATTGAAATTCACGGGAAAAGGCTGCGCAATATCAATTGCTGCAACATCTATGTTGACTGATGAATTAAGAGGAAAAAATATTGAAGAGGTTTTGCGGCTGCCAAATAAGTTTGTGTTAGACTTGCTTGGTGTAAAGGTTAGTGCAATGCGTATGAAATGTGCGCTGCTTGGATTAAAAACTATACAAAAAGCAATTATACAGTATCTTGGAGGCAAGGAATATGAATAA
- the sufB gene encoding Fe-S cluster assembly protein SufB — protein sequence MSSASQTQIVEEYKEYKINRDMFDHKNTPRSVFKTDEGLHEEIVRTISHEKKEPAWMLQKRLQALEIFKQLPIPTWGPSLDKLDLNKITYFFKPDSAENATTWDEVPEDIKRTFEKLGIPEAERTSLAGVGAQYESSMAYHNLKEEWEKKGVIFENMDVALQKYPEMVKKFFMTNCVPIGDHKFAALHAAVWSGGTFIYVPPNVKVDVPLQAYFRMNAPGLGQFEHTLIIADKGCEVHYIEGCSAPHYSKNNLHAGCVEIYVMEGARVRYSSVENWSKNTYNLNTKRAVVEKNGIMEWINGNLGSCVTMLYPCTILKGDHSRGDSIGIAFAGEGQNQDTGMKVIHIGKNTTSVIKSKSLSKDGGITTYRGLLKIIKGAEGAKASVQCDALLIDEKSVSNTIPFNEIKEDTVEVAHEATVGKINDEHLFYLMSRGLTEEQAMKMIVSGFIEPITKLLPGEYAIELNRLIELEMENSIG from the coding sequence ATGAGTTCAGCTTCCCAAACACAAATAGTGGAGGAGTATAAAGAATATAAGATCAACAGAGATATGTTTGATCATAAAAACACTCCGCGGTCGGTCTTTAAAACAGACGAAGGACTGCATGAAGAGATTGTGAGGACTATTTCACATGAAAAAAAAGAACCTGCATGGATGCTCCAAAAAAGATTGCAAGCTTTGGAAATCTTCAAACAATTGCCGATTCCAACCTGGGGACCAAGTTTGGATAAACTCGATTTAAACAAGATTACCTATTTCTTTAAGCCTGATAGTGCAGAGAACGCTACAACATGGGATGAAGTTCCTGAAGATATAAAACGAACCTTTGAAAAATTAGGGATTCCTGAAGCAGAACGAACAAGCCTTGCAGGAGTTGGGGCACAATATGAATCATCCATGGCGTATCATAACTTAAAAGAAGAATGGGAAAAAAAGGGAGTTATTTTTGAAAACATGGATGTAGCTTTGCAAAAATATCCAGAAATGGTGAAGAAATTTTTTATGACAAATTGCGTTCCTATTGGTGATCACAAATTTGCAGCGCTTCACGCTGCTGTTTGGAGCGGCGGGACATTTATTTATGTTCCTCCAAACGTGAAAGTTGATGTTCCCTTACAAGCGTATTTCAGAATGAATGCTCCTGGTTTAGGACAGTTTGAACATACCTTAATCATTGCTGATAAAGGATGTGAAGTACATTATATTGAAGGTTGTTCAGCGCCGCATTATTCAAAAAACAACCTTCATGCTGGTTGTGTAGAAATTTATGTTATGGAAGGCGCAAGAGTAAGGTACTCCAGCGTAGAAAACTGGAGTAAAAATACTTATAACTTGAATACAAAACGAGCTGTTGTTGAGAAAAATGGGATTATGGAATGGATTAATGGTAATTTAGGAAGTTGTGTAACCATGCTCTACCCTTGCACTATTTTGAAAGGAGATCACAGCCGGGGAGATTCTATTGGCATTGCATTTGCAGGCGAAGGACAGAACCAAGATACTGGCATGAAAGTGATCCACATTGGGAAAAATACCACCTCAGTCATAAAATCAAAATCACTAAGCAAAGATGGTGGAATAACAACGTATAGGGGATTGCTTAAGATTATTAAGGGCGCTGAAGGCGCTAAAGCATCAGTGCAATGCGATGCATTGTTAATCGATGAAAAATCTGTTTCTAATACTATTCCCTTTAATGAAATTAAAGAAGATACCGTAGAAGTAGCGCATGAAGCAACTGTTGGTAAAATCAATGATGAACATTTATTTTATCTTATGAGCCGTGGATTAACTGAAGAACAGGCAATGAAAATGATTGTTTCAGGATTTATTGAGCCAATAACTAAGCTTCTTCCAGGAGAATATGCTATTGAATTAAATCGACTGATCGAACTTGAAATGGAGAATAGCATAGGCTAA
- a CDS encoding helix-turn-helix domain-containing protein, translating to MWIGKFKIKHDCFILNKMEQNNIKVLAYVLGIHEDNDSLYYTTFLIPIGSEERIIQFINDMKQDAEVINIEEHGGQLITLTKVGKNKKHVSSNFSHELFLMEPILHEHGYEYWHVASWNREKLVEFYERTQQVGSIEILKLQEEQVFDIFYPRIMPQLSRQQKRAFDLALEFGYYDYPQKIHLHNLAKHMQLSRMGYREHLRKAESKLFPFFAHSLPTNISD from the coding sequence ATGTGGATTGGAAAATTCAAAATCAAACATGACTGTTTCATTTTAAATAAAATGGAGCAAAACAACATCAAAGTGCTTGCCTATGTCTTAGGCATTCACGAAGATAATGATAGTTTGTACTATACTACGTTTCTCATTCCTATTGGTTCTGAAGAGCGGATTATACAATTTATCAATGACATGAAACAAGATGCTGAAGTGATCAATATAGAAGAGCATGGCGGGCAGTTAATCACCTTAACGAAAGTTGGCAAAAATAAAAAACATGTATCAAGCAATTTTTCCCATGAATTGTTTTTAATGGAGCCAATATTGCACGAGCATGGTTATGAATACTGGCATGTGGCATCATGGAACCGTGAAAAATTAGTTGAATTTTATGAACGAACGCAGCAAGTAGGCTCAATTGAGATTTTAAAATTGCAGGAAGAGCAAGTATTTGATATATTTTATCCCAGAATTATGCCTCAGCTTTCCCGGCAGCAAAAACGCGCATTTGATCTTGCTCTTGAATTTGGCTATTATGATTATCCGCAAAAAATCCATTTGCATAACCTTGCAAAACACATGCAACTTTCAAGAATGGGTTATCGAGAGCATTTGAGAAAAGCAGAAAGCAAATTGTTTCCTTTCTTTGCGCATTCATTGCCAACTAATATTAGTGATTAA
- the sufD gene encoding Fe-S cluster assembly protein SufD, whose amino-acid sequence MNRLSEITPSMEFIEKLAEEWQEPSWLIKKRKEAYNKYCELLKPQMKYGTTILFSLHNLDLDTLQLNPAIQSLTITNNHNNSNNNNNNNNDDNNETSDESNDNHIVALDLHQALQDEKYQAMIKQYLFKSINLSTDHHNYLEHDETKWFKFNCFHTSFFMRGAFVFIPKNIVVEQPIYLDFSTLNKTQLDHTLIIAEEGSAATIIFTNRVPNNEELFRTNYVEVIVKENASIKIVKTQNYAKHIYSFEQNNAVIGNDATINWYIGTFGSGYVKADTRTELAGNGSVCNIHGLFLASKQQQFDLNTAIVHKGNHTHSEIFARGAVKEKAKALYRGLVDIKEHAFQSKGNQKEDILILNKGAEADAIPKLLIAQNDVKCNHGASIGQVDQEKLFYLMSRGIAEEKAKHMIVEGFFSQVLDHFPQQSIIDEMKEIIHQQIVQEAH is encoded by the coding sequence ATGAATAGGCTCTCTGAAATAACTCCATCTATGGAATTTATTGAAAAATTGGCTGAAGAATGGCAGGAACCTTCATGGCTTATAAAAAAAAGAAAAGAAGCATACAATAAATATTGCGAACTGCTGAAACCACAGATGAAGTATGGAACAACTATTCTTTTTTCACTACATAATCTTGATCTTGATACCTTGCAATTGAATCCTGCTATTCAATCGCTTACCATCACCAATAACCATAACAACAGCAATAATAATAATAATAATAATAATGACGATAATAATGAAACTAGTGATGAAAGTAATGATAATCACATCGTTGCACTTGATCTTCATCAAGCTCTACAGGATGAGAAATATCAAGCGATGATAAAACAATATTTATTCAAAAGTATTAATCTAAGTACTGATCACCATAATTATCTTGAACATGATGAAACAAAATGGTTTAAATTTAATTGTTTTCATACAAGTTTTTTTATGAGGGGCGCATTTGTTTTTATTCCAAAAAATATTGTTGTTGAACAACCGATCTATCTTGATTTTTCAACATTAAATAAAACACAGCTTGACCATACATTGATTATTGCTGAAGAAGGAAGTGCTGCTACCATTATATTTACTAATCGCGTTCCAAATAATGAAGAACTATTCAGAACGAATTATGTCGAAGTTATTGTCAAAGAAAATGCCAGTATAAAAATCGTCAAAACACAGAACTATGCAAAACATATTTACAGCTTTGAACAAAACAATGCTGTTATTGGCAATGATGCAACTATTAATTGGTATATTGGAACTTTTGGCAGCGGTTATGTAAAAGCTGATACCAGAACAGAACTTGCAGGCAATGGAAGTGTATGCAATATTCATGGATTATTTCTTGCAAGTAAACAGCAACAATTCGATCTTAATACCGCTATTGTTCATAAAGGCAACCATACCCATTCAGAAATTTTTGCGCGAGGCGCTGTTAAAGAGAAGGCAAAAGCATTGTATAGAGGGCTTGTTGATATTAAAGAACATGCATTCCAAAGCAAGGGAAATCAAAAAGAAGACATCCTTATTTTAAATAAAGGAGCAGAAGCAGATGCAATTCCTAAATTATTAATTGCTCAAAATGATGTAAAGTGCAATCATGGCGCATCAATTGGCCAAGTTGATCAAGAAAAATTATTTTATCTTATGTCACGAGGAATAGCCGAAGAAAAAGCAAAACATATGATCGTCGAAGGGTTTTTTTCACAAGTATTAGACCACTTTCCTCAGCAAAGCATTATTGATGAGATGAAAGAAATTATTCATCAACAAATTGTTCAGGAGGCGCATTAA
- a CDS encoding cysteine desulfurase, which yields MERNIERIRKDFPVLKRKVHGKPLVYLDNAATTQKPRIVIKAMNDYYEQFNANIHRGIHTLSEEATLAYEESHKKTADFINASSDEIIFTKNTTESINLLAYSLAQQLKKGDEILITEMEHHSNFVPWQQMALKYGFKLNFIPVKKDGMLDMNHASHFFSKKTKIVSVSHVSNALGTINDVRQITKMAHEVGALSIIDAAQSVPHMPVDVKKINGDFLVFSSHKMCGPTGIGILYGRRFLLDTMEPFLFGGDMIRQVTKEKTTWNDLPWKFEAGTPNIAGAIGHSAGLKYLQKIGLEKIRKHEVSLTKYAHEQLGKLKGITIYGVPEGEGKGGIVSFNLDNIHPHDVATILDTEGIAIRAGNHCAMPLMKVLGIQGTSRASFYVYNTFEEIDKLVAGLQKASKIFG from the coding sequence ATGGAGAGGAATATTGAAAGAATAAGAAAAGATTTTCCTGTGTTAAAAAGAAAAGTGCATGGTAAACCATTAGTTTATTTAGATAATGCTGCGACAACACAGAAACCTCGAATAGTAATAAAAGCTATGAATGATTATTATGAGCAATTCAATGCCAATATTCATCGAGGAATCCACACCTTAAGCGAAGAAGCGACACTTGCCTATGAAGAAAGCCATAAAAAAACTGCGGATTTTATCAATGCAAGCAGTGACGAAATTATTTTTACTAAAAACACAACTGAAAGCATTAATTTATTAGCTTATTCACTAGCGCAGCAACTGAAAAAAGGCGATGAAATTCTCATTACTGAGATGGAGCATCATTCTAATTTTGTGCCATGGCAGCAGATGGCATTAAAGTATGGGTTTAAACTAAATTTTATTCCTGTAAAAAAAGATGGTATGCTTGATATGAACCATGCTAGCCATTTTTTTTCAAAGAAAACTAAAATTGTTTCTGTAAGCCATGTTTCAAATGCACTTGGCACTATTAATGATGTTCGACAAATTACTAAAATGGCTCATGAAGTTGGAGCATTAAGCATTATTGATGCTGCGCAAAGTGTGCCGCATATGCCGGTAGATGTGAAAAAAATAAATGGTGATTTTTTGGTATTTTCAAGCCATAAAATGTGCGGTCCAACAGGAATAGGGATATTATATGGACGAAGATTTCTCCTTGATACCATGGAGCCATTTTTATTTGGCGGAGATATGATCAGGCAAGTAACAAAAGAAAAAACTACCTGGAATGATCTCCCTTGGAAATTTGAAGCAGGCACGCCAAATATTGCTGGTGCCATAGGACATAGCGCTGGCCTTAAGTATCTGCAGAAAATTGGTTTGGAAAAGATTAGAAAACATGAAGTTAGTTTAACGAAATATGCGCATGAACAACTTGGAAAATTGAAAGGAATAACCATCTACGGTGTACCTGAGGGTGAAGGAAAAGGCGGGATTGTATCATTTAATCTTGATAATATTCATCCTCATGATGTCGCTACAATTCTTGATACTGAGGGAATAGCTATTCGCGCAGGAAATCACTGTGCAATGCCATTGATGAAAGTTCTTGGTATCCAAGGAACATCGCGCGCAAGTTTCTATGTGTATAATACTTTTGAAGAGATTGATAAGCTTGTTGCTGGATTGCAAAAAGCCAGCAAAATTTTTGGGTGA
- the sufC gene encoding Fe-S cluster assembly ATPase SufC, with protein sequence MNNLVVKDLHVSVDGKKILNGVNIEALSGKITVLMGPNGSGKSTLAQVIMGHPRYTVEKGSVLFNNQDVFNLKVHERAKAGLFLSFQYPSEVSGVSVANFLRTALNAVQNKHLSVSEFRTLLHEKMKWLHIDESFVNRSLNEGFSGGEKKKCEILQLALLQPKLAILDETDSGLDIDALKIVAEGINKVKEQHPEMGVLLITHYNRILQYIKPDAVHVMIHGKIVMSGNNELVKQLEEKGYDWVRKQTDEKVRLKMISDDR encoded by the coding sequence ATCAATAATTTAGTTGTTAAAGATCTCCATGTTTCTGTTGATGGCAAAAAAATACTTAATGGCGTCAATATAGAGGCGCTTAGTGGAAAAATCACGGTATTAATGGGGCCAAATGGCTCAGGTAAATCAACCCTTGCACAGGTTATTATGGGACATCCGCGTTACACTGTTGAGAAAGGCAGTGTTCTGTTTAATAATCAGGATGTTTTTAACTTGAAAGTGCATGAGCGCGCAAAAGCAGGACTATTTCTTAGTTTCCAATATCCTTCAGAAGTTAGCGGTGTTAGTGTTGCTAATTTTCTGCGCACTGCGCTCAATGCTGTTCAAAATAAACATCTTTCAGTGAGTGAATTTAGAACGCTGCTTCATGAAAAAATGAAATGGCTCCATATTGATGAATCATTTGTTAACCGGTCATTAAATGAAGGTTTTTCAGGTGGAGAAAAGAAAAAATGCGAGATTTTACAGCTTGCTCTCCTGCAGCCAAAGCTTGCAATTTTAGATGAAACTGATTCTGGCTTGGATATTGATGCATTAAAAATAGTTGCAGAAGGTATAAACAAAGTAAAAGAGCAACATCCAGAAATGGGTGTTTTACTTATTACTCACTACAATCGCATTTTACAATATATTAAGCCTGATGCTGTGCATGTTATGATCCATGGAAAAATTGTTATGTCTGGGAATAATGAATTAGTAAAACAGCTTGAAGAAAAAGGATATGATTGGGTGAGGAAGCAGACTGATGAGAAGGTTAGGTTGAAGATGATATCAGATGATAGATAA